One window from the genome of Bacillus kexueae encodes:
- a CDS encoding LacI family DNA-binding transcriptional regulator, with amino-acid sequence MATIEDVAKLAGLSRTTVSRVINNHPYVSEQKKQLVLDAMNELGYVPNSSARSLRSQKTEMIAVIIPRVMNPFFGQLVESLEIAASEYHYQLIVCQTLYSAKKELDYLNLLKTKQVDGVILTTLLNDWKQIEPFLEYGPIVLCNEYEERANIPTVHMDQQYGGYVATKHLIDAGHKRIAYCCGNVKSNVTKERENGFKQAHEESGLTVDNRLVFRNVFTFEDGKKVLNEILQLNEMPTAIFTGSDEVAAGVIAEAKKFGIDVPNELSVVGFDNQDITELIDPMITTVHQPVKEMAHKAMQVMMDKIKFKNYLEKETYQLPLSLIIRNSTI; translated from the coding sequence ATGGCCACTATCGAAGATGTAGCAAAATTAGCCGGTTTGTCTCGAACAACGGTGTCGCGTGTAATTAACAATCATCCGTACGTATCGGAACAGAAGAAGCAGTTAGTGCTGGATGCGATGAATGAGTTAGGATATGTGCCGAATTCTTCTGCACGAAGCTTAAGAAGTCAGAAGACAGAGATGATTGCCGTCATTATTCCGCGCGTAATGAACCCGTTTTTCGGTCAATTAGTTGAATCGCTCGAGATTGCAGCGTCGGAATATCATTATCAATTAATCGTTTGTCAAACGTTGTATTCAGCTAAAAAAGAGCTAGACTATTTAAACTTGTTGAAAACAAAACAAGTCGATGGTGTGATTTTAACGACGTTATTAAACGATTGGAAACAGATTGAGCCGTTTCTCGAGTATGGTCCGATTGTTTTATGTAATGAATACGAAGAGCGGGCGAATATCCCGACTGTTCACATGGACCAACAATATGGAGGATATGTGGCGACAAAGCATTTAATTGATGCGGGGCATAAAAGAATTGCCTATTGTTGTGGAAATGTAAAGAGTAACGTGACGAAGGAACGTGAAAACGGATTTAAGCAAGCGCATGAAGAAAGTGGACTTACTGTAGATAACCGTCTCGTTTTCCGTAACGTCTTTACATTTGAAGATGGAAAGAAAGTATTAAATGAGATTTTACAATTAAATGAAATGCCGACCGCTATTTTTACAGGGTCAGATGAAGTTGCAGCAGGAGTAATTGCTGAAGCGAAGAAATTCGGTATTGACGTACCAAATGAGCTTTCTGTCGTCGGATTTGATAATCAGGATATAACAGAGCTCATCGATCCGATGATTACAACGGTTCATCAGCCAGTGAAAGAAATGGCACATAAGGCAATGCAAGTGATGATGGATAAAATTAAGTTCAAAAATTACTTAGAAAAAGAAACTTATCAACTTCCACTTTCCCTCATAATTCGTAACTCAACGATATAA
- the yhfH gene encoding protein YhfH, whose translation MLEKVMEFFRNLPPKKCADCGNEMEEQHECYGNVCNNCLNIK comes from the coding sequence ATGTTAGAAAAAGTGATGGAATTCTTTCGTAACTTACCACCAAAAAAATGCGCAGACTGTGGAAATGAGATGGAAGAGCAGCATGAGTGTTATGGAAACGTCTGCAACAACTGTTTGAATATAAAATAA
- the hemY gene encoding protoporphyrinogen oxidase — protein sequence MENRKKVVIIGGGITGLSAAFYLQKEVLDQKLPIEISLIEAKPQLGGKIETVRKDGFVIERGPDSFLERKKSATQLVKDLEMEKELVNNATGQAYVFAREQLNPIPEGSVMGIPTNIGPFITSGLFSIPGKMRAAYDFILPKRTVEGDQSLGQFFRRRLGDEVVDNLIEPLLSGIYAGNIDDMSLLSTFPQFYEMEQKNRSLIVGLKKTMPKAQPKRKKGIFQTVKTGLQSVVEEIEKQLTAVDVKKGIKVERFVKTGEGYTLTLSNGEEMAADSVIVSTSHQVLTNLVQDNRIDLSYFDSMPATSVATVAMAFPEEAVKLTSNGTGFVISRNSGFTITACTWTHRKWPHTAPKGKALLRAYVGKAGDEAIVEQSDDIILKTVMDDLKRIMDISGEPDFSIVSRLKHSMPQYQIGHKEQVQLIKRQMKESIPGIYLTGASFEGIGIPDCIDQGKQAVQDVLSYLQAEKRILTHN from the coding sequence ATGGAAAATAGAAAAAAAGTTGTAATTATCGGAGGAGGAATCACTGGTCTATCGGCAGCATTTTATTTACAAAAGGAAGTGCTAGACCAAAAGCTTCCGATTGAAATTTCCCTTATTGAAGCAAAGCCTCAGCTTGGTGGGAAGATCGAAACCGTCCGTAAAGATGGATTCGTAATTGAAAGAGGGCCTGACTCGTTTTTAGAGCGGAAAAAAAGCGCAACCCAATTAGTAAAAGATTTAGAAATGGAAAAGGAATTAGTGAACAACGCAACCGGACAAGCGTACGTATTTGCCCGCGAGCAATTAAATCCGATTCCAGAAGGATCTGTCATGGGGATTCCAACAAACATTGGGCCGTTTATTACATCAGGACTTTTTTCTATTCCGGGAAAAATGCGAGCAGCTTACGATTTTATCTTGCCAAAACGCACGGTGGAGGGAGATCAATCTCTTGGACAATTTTTTAGAAGGCGTCTAGGAGATGAAGTCGTCGATAATTTAATTGAACCGCTATTATCGGGCATTTACGCTGGAAACATAGACGATATGAGCTTGTTATCTACTTTCCCTCAATTTTACGAAATGGAGCAAAAAAATCGAAGTTTAATTGTTGGATTGAAGAAAACAATGCCAAAGGCACAGCCTAAGCGGAAAAAAGGAATCTTTCAAACAGTAAAGACTGGTCTACAATCTGTTGTAGAAGAAATCGAAAAGCAATTAACGGCTGTAGATGTGAAAAAAGGGATAAAAGTTGAACGATTTGTCAAAACAGGTGAAGGATACACCCTTACTTTGAGTAATGGGGAGGAAATGGCAGCCGATAGTGTCATTGTATCTACGTCTCATCAAGTGTTGACGAACCTCGTTCAAGACAATCGCATCGATTTGTCTTATTTCGATTCAATGCCTGCTACATCTGTTGCAACGGTTGCGATGGCTTTTCCAGAAGAAGCGGTAAAGCTTACATCAAACGGTACCGGGTTTGTCATCTCACGAAACAGTGGTTTTACGATTACTGCTTGTACGTGGACACATCGAAAGTGGCCGCACACAGCGCCGAAAGGAAAAGCATTGCTTCGTGCTTACGTAGGAAAAGCTGGTGATGAGGCCATTGTTGAACAATCCGATGATATTATTTTGAAAACGGTCATGGATGATTTAAAACGAATCATGGATATCAGTGGAGAGCCAGACTTCTCCATCGTTTCTCGACTAAAGCATTCCATGCCACAATATCAAATCGGGCACAAAGAACAAGTTCAATTGATTAAACGTCAAATGAAAGAATCGATTCCTGGTATTTATTTAACAGGTGCATCTTTTGAAGGCATTGGAATACCAGATTGTATTGATCAAGGAAAGCAAGCTGTACAAGATGTCCTATCTTATTTGCAAGCAGAGAAACGAATTCTTACACACAATTAG
- a CDS encoding HEAT repeat domain-containing protein — translation MIVSYLMIFLTIIVALIIFSLLVFLLIRKYFFNYFAKKRNNYYEKTLPIVIRYVTGKDERLGRGLNTTSKWQREVITEILYKVSRKITSEEEINRVRFVSQSIGYTDELKQSLIQRKKLIEVSEATKKAGVLRLKDLAPLIEKNLYEDDVDLWLSSARALANMGESSPIIRFLANSERDISPKVVIRIGDMLLRSNTVDENEMMDHFDSASLIVQRVFIETFGRKKMFRTLPIIESCLEHEDLELQVKALKAIGEMGLTTKQDEIMEFLFHPEWVVKVAAINAIHSCKVMKAVDILTELLADENWWVRLRAAEALKGFGIIGKEKLLWTQQFHGDLFAREMAEKVLQSYSS, via the coding sequence ATGATTGTTTCATATCTAATGATTTTCTTAACAATAATCGTTGCATTGATTATCTTTTCTCTATTAGTCTTTTTGTTAATTCGGAAGTATTTCTTTAATTACTTTGCTAAAAAGCGAAACAACTATTATGAGAAGACTTTACCGATTGTTATCCGCTATGTGACCGGGAAAGACGAACGGTTAGGTAGAGGGCTGAATACAACGTCTAAATGGCAGCGAGAGGTCATTACAGAAATTTTATATAAAGTTTCGAGGAAGATAACGAGTGAAGAAGAAATTAATCGTGTCCGTTTTGTAAGTCAATCAATTGGGTACACAGACGAACTAAAGCAAAGTCTCATACAACGGAAAAAGTTGATTGAAGTTTCAGAAGCGACGAAAAAAGCGGGGGTCTTAAGACTAAAAGACCTAGCTCCTCTCATCGAAAAAAATTTATACGAGGATGATGTGGACCTTTGGTTATCTTCTGCTCGGGCACTGGCGAATATGGGAGAAAGCTCTCCCATTATTCGTTTTCTAGCAAATAGTGAGCGCGACATATCACCGAAAGTCGTCATTCGAATTGGAGATATGCTTCTTCGTTCAAATACAGTTGATGAAAACGAAATGATGGACCATTTTGATTCTGCTTCGCTTATCGTCCAACGAGTGTTTATTGAAACATTTGGAAGGAAGAAAATGTTTCGTACTCTCCCCATAATAGAAAGTTGTCTAGAACATGAAGATTTAGAGTTGCAAGTGAAAGCGTTAAAGGCTATTGGGGAGATGGGATTAACGACTAAACAAGATGAAATCATGGAATTTTTATTCCATCCTGAATGGGTCGTTAAAGTAGCGGCTATAAACGCTATTCACTCTTGTAAAGTGATGAAAGCTGTTGATATTTTGACAGAATTGCTTGCAGATGAAAATTGGTGGGTGCGTCTCCGCGCTGCTGAAGCATTAAAAGGATTTGGAATCATTGGAAAAGAAAAACTCCTATGGACGCAACAGTTTCACGGTGATTTATTTGCCCGTGAAATGGCCGAAAAAGTGTTGCAAAGCTACAGTAGTTAG
- a CDS encoding TetR/AcrR family transcriptional regulator, giving the protein MNFDRRKAIVEAAEKSFAHFGYKATTMDQVAKMANVGKGTIYTFFKNKEELFDEIISSLLHEMKVEADRVFDESAPFFENAHRALYKILEYRKKHHLTIKIFQESHDLGTPAVQAVVHKIEQMIIEYIKGKIETAIEKGEITPCDPEITAFIILKLYFSLVFDWEKHHTPLSKEEIANLFERYLLKGLSAN; this is encoded by the coding sequence TTGAATTTTGATCGACGAAAGGCAATTGTCGAAGCAGCGGAAAAATCGTTTGCTCATTTTGGGTATAAGGCGACGACGATGGACCAAGTGGCAAAGATGGCCAACGTAGGGAAAGGGACGATTTACACGTTTTTTAAAAATAAAGAGGAATTATTCGATGAAATTATCTCTTCTTTACTACATGAAATGAAGGTAGAAGCTGATCGGGTTTTTGACGAGTCTGCCCCTTTTTTTGAAAATGCGCACCGTGCATTATACAAAATTCTTGAATATCGAAAAAAACATCATTTGACGATTAAGATTTTTCAAGAAAGCCATGATTTAGGTACACCTGCGGTTCAAGCGGTTGTACACAAAATCGAACAAATGATTATTGAATATATTAAGGGAAAAATTGAAACCGCTATCGAAAAAGGAGAAATAACTCCTTGTGATCCTGAAATTACGGCCTTCATCATATTAAAATTATACTTTTCACTCGTCTTCGACTGGGAAAAACATCATACGCCGCTATCAAAGGAAGAGATTGCTAACCTTTTTGAACGGTATTTGCTAAAAGGATTATCGGCAAATTAA
- a CDS encoding organic hydroperoxide resistance protein, protein MQPLYTATVTAAGGRNGFVKSTDGVLDLEVKMPKELGGAGGNATNPEQLFAAGYAACFDSALNLVIRQKRVEVKETSVTAHVTIGKDDTGFGLSAQLDVKIDGVSEEVANELVNAAHQVCPYSKATRGNIDVKLNVLS, encoded by the coding sequence ATGCAACCATTATATACAGCGACAGTAACAGCGGCAGGTGGCCGTAACGGTTTTGTAAAATCTACAGATGGTGTTCTTGATTTAGAAGTAAAAATGCCAAAAGAATTAGGAGGAGCAGGCGGTAATGCAACGAACCCAGAACAACTTTTTGCCGCTGGGTATGCAGCATGCTTCGATAGTGCGTTAAATCTTGTCATTCGTCAAAAACGCGTAGAAGTGAAAGAAACATCTGTAACGGCTCATGTAACAATAGGAAAAGACGACACAGGCTTTGGATTATCCGCCCAATTAGATGTGAAAATTGACGGCGTATCAGAAGAGGTTGCAAATGAACTTGTGAACGCAGCTCATCAAGTATGTCCGTACTCAAAGGCTACACGTGGTAATATTGACGTAAAATTAAATGTTCTATCATAA
- the hemH gene encoding ferrochelatase, whose product MTKKKMGLLVMAYGTPYKEEDIERYYTHIRRGRKPSEEAIQELTDRYRAIGGISPLAKITEEQAKKLEDHLNSIQDEIEFKSYLGLKHIEPFIEDAVQAMHQDGITEAVSIVLAPHFSTFSVKSYNNRAKTEAEKLGGLTITSVESWYQEPKFIQYWVNQVNETYAKMSEEEKSSAVLIVSAHSLPEKIKELGDPYPDQLQETADLIAKEANITDYVVGWQSEGNTPEPWLGPDVQDLTRDLYEEKGYQTFVYIPVGFVSDHLEVLYDNDIECKVVTDELNASYYRPEMPNAKPEFIDCLATVVLNHVAQKRQ is encoded by the coding sequence ATGACGAAAAAGAAAATGGGCTTACTCGTAATGGCCTACGGTACTCCTTACAAAGAGGAGGACATTGAGCGCTATTATACGCATATTCGTCGCGGACGTAAGCCGAGTGAGGAAGCGATTCAAGAGTTAACAGATCGCTACCGCGCCATTGGAGGCATTTCTCCTTTAGCGAAAATAACAGAAGAGCAAGCAAAAAAACTAGAAGATCATTTAAATTCGATTCAAGACGAGATTGAATTTAAAAGCTATTTAGGTTTAAAACATATTGAGCCATTTATTGAAGATGCTGTACAAGCAATGCATCAAGATGGGATTACAGAGGCGGTCAGCATCGTATTAGCTCCGCATTTCTCAACATTTAGTGTAAAGTCTTATAATAATCGGGCAAAAACAGAGGCGGAAAAGCTCGGAGGTTTGACGATTACATCTGTCGAAAGCTGGTATCAAGAGCCAAAATTCATTCAATATTGGGTCAATCAGGTGAATGAAACGTATGCCAAAATGTCTGAAGAAGAGAAAAGTAGCGCTGTGTTAATCGTTTCTGCACATAGTTTACCGGAAAAAATTAAAGAGCTCGGCGATCCGTACCCTGACCAATTACAAGAAACGGCGGATTTAATTGCGAAGGAAGCAAACATTACGGACTATGTCGTTGGTTGGCAAAGTGAAGGAAACACGCCTGAGCCATGGTTAGGACCAGATGTTCAAGATCTAACCCGAGATTTATATGAAGAAAAAGGGTATCAAACGTTCGTATACATTCCAGTTGGGTTCGTATCGGACCATTTAGAAGTGTTATACGACAATGACATTGAATGTAAAGTAGTAACCGACGAATTAAATGCTTCTTATTATCGACCGGAAATGCCAAATGCAAAACCTGAATTTATTGATTGTCTTGCAACCGTTGTATTAAATCATGTTGCACAAAAGAGACAATAA
- a CDS encoding glycosyltransferase family 2 protein, whose amino-acid sequence MDLFFLMFYLFNIFIFLYVILVDAFYLLFFHLSLKQMSVYMKRLPIHDEEEMASSALTPPVSVIVPAYNEEKVIVENIQSLFHLNYPEYEIIVVNDGSTDDTLQVLIEHFDLFPVREVIRQQIPTETVINVYRSIHHPHLIVVDKENGGKSDALNAGINISNYPYFCGIDADSILEPESLIKTMWPIIEGAENVIACGGIVRIANGCKIENGHVVEVRLPKNKLALFQVVEYLRSFLMGRLGLSAMNSLLIISGAFGVFRKREVIEVGGYSTNNIGEDMELVVRLQKYLFDEKVDAKILFLPQPICWTEAPNNLKVLYQQRTRWHIGLLQTLLKHKKLMFNPKYKSMGLIVMPYFLLVELLGPTIELVGTIFIIAGLYFDIVNIPFAIMFFLLTLVFGVFLSICAVFLEEYNFRRYPRIRDLLTLSLFSVIENFGYRQLNAIWRTIAFFRYLTNKVSWGNMTRTGISKENKKTMNM is encoded by the coding sequence TTGGATTTGTTTTTTCTTATGTTTTATTTATTTAATATTTTCATCTTTTTGTATGTCATACTCGTCGATGCATTTTATTTACTCTTTTTTCACTTGTCCTTAAAGCAAATGAGCGTTTATATGAAACGGCTCCCCATTCACGATGAGGAAGAAATGGCTTCATCAGCTTTAACACCCCCTGTCTCCGTTATTGTCCCGGCATACAACGAAGAAAAAGTCATTGTTGAAAATATTCAATCCTTGTTTCATTTAAACTATCCAGAATATGAAATTATCGTTGTCAATGATGGGAGTACCGATGATACGTTACAAGTACTCATTGAACATTTCGATTTGTTTCCCGTTCGAGAAGTTATTCGTCAACAGATTCCAACCGAAACAGTAATCAATGTATACCGTTCCATTCACCATCCTCATTTAATTGTTGTGGATAAAGAAAATGGTGGAAAATCAGATGCATTAAATGCAGGTATTAACATCTCAAACTATCCGTACTTTTGTGGTATAGATGCAGACTCGATTTTGGAGCCAGAATCGTTAATTAAAACGATGTGGCCGATCATTGAGGGAGCAGAGAACGTGATTGCATGTGGGGGAATCGTTCGTATTGCCAATGGATGTAAAATCGAAAATGGACACGTTGTGGAAGTAAGGCTGCCGAAAAATAAGCTGGCGCTGTTTCAAGTTGTAGAGTATTTGCGTTCATTCTTAATGGGAAGACTCGGTCTTAGCGCAATGAATAGTTTATTGATTATCTCAGGTGCCTTTGGAGTGTTTCGGAAACGAGAGGTTATTGAAGTAGGGGGATACAGCACGAACAATATAGGAGAAGATATGGAGCTTGTCGTTCGTCTGCAAAAGTATTTATTTGATGAAAAGGTAGATGCGAAAATCTTGTTTCTCCCTCAGCCCATTTGTTGGACAGAAGCGCCGAATAATTTAAAAGTACTTTACCAACAGCGTACGAGATGGCATATCGGTCTTTTACAAACGTTGCTAAAACATAAAAAACTGATGTTTAATCCGAAATATAAATCGATGGGGCTTATCGTTATGCCTTATTTCTTACTAGTCGAGTTATTAGGCCCGACCATAGAATTGGTAGGAACGATTTTTATCATAGCAGGGCTTTATTTTGACATCGTCAATATACCGTTTGCGATTATGTTCTTTTTATTAACATTAGTTTTCGGTGTCTTTTTGTCCATTTGTGCGGTTTTCTTAGAAGAATACAATTTCCGCCGTTATCCGAGAATTCGCGACCTGCTAACGTTAAGTTTATTCAGTGTAATTGAAAACTTTGGATACCGTCAGCTGAATGCGATTTGGCGAACAATTGCGTTTTTCCGTTATTTAACCAACAAGGTTTCTTGGGGGAATATGACAAGAACCGGTATTTCAAAAGAAAACAAAAAGACGATGAATATGTAG
- a CDS encoding MBL fold metallo-hydrolase, whose product MKLTVIGYWGGFPGKGEATSGYLFEKEGFRLLVDCGSAVLSQLQQYVEPSALDAVILSHYHHDHVADVGPLQYARLIGGMLGKTKEALPIYAHQNDTKFHSLTYKGVTEGMAYDPNKPMRIGPFTITFLQTDHPVECYAMRITDGTNSIVYTADSSYKEEFIPFSKDADLLLTECNLYAHQDGKQAGHMNSHDAATIAKNADVKQLILTHLPHFGDHRELISEAQSIYKGPIQLAKSGLTIQF is encoded by the coding sequence ATGAAGCTTACAGTAATCGGATATTGGGGAGGATTCCCCGGGAAAGGTGAAGCCACGTCAGGTTATTTATTTGAGAAGGAAGGATTTCGCCTTCTAGTCGATTGTGGTAGTGCTGTACTATCACAGCTACAACAATATGTGGAACCATCGGCGCTTGACGCGGTGATTTTGTCCCACTATCATCACGACCACGTTGCGGATGTAGGTCCCCTACAATATGCACGGCTCATCGGAGGTATGTTAGGGAAAACGAAGGAAGCGTTGCCGATCTATGCACATCAAAACGATACGAAGTTTCATTCTCTTACATACAAAGGAGTTACAGAAGGAATGGCGTATGACCCGAATAAACCGATGCGTATTGGACCGTTTACCATCACTTTTTTACAAACGGACCATCCAGTAGAATGTTATGCGATGAGGATAACTGATGGAACGAATTCGATTGTATACACGGCTGACTCTTCCTATAAAGAAGAGTTTATTCCGTTCTCAAAAGATGCAGACCTTCTTCTTACGGAATGTAATCTGTATGCCCATCAAGATGGAAAACAAGCGGGGCATATGAATAGTCACGACGCAGCGACAATTGCCAAGAATGCGGATGTAAAGCAACTAATCTTGACGCATTTACCTCATTTTGGAGACCATCGTGAGTTAATTAGCGAAGCACAATCGATTTACAAAGGGCCGATTCAATTAGCAAAATCAGGACTTACGATACAATTTTAG
- a CDS encoding response regulator, translating into MKHYEELSPKEMFLEKMKKPFVNHFLEIQKKPLRMEDEEWVEESYHLLKQLRDGAALFKIDTLVEVSYFLLKKIQIQDMRYFMEQKDQAIWLEGIKLLIQYLFEGEKNAKSSSQEDVENKKLLYIVDEDHLFVEWVQDGFQNSSFHIVPMYFDNLIENMNQQLPSLLLINVSNQQAISILTQPENQHLFQQIPVLGMTQHFGEESIVKILEYGVDDLLQKPFALSIVHHKMDKLVQEYEAKNHRILHQKVLMLENLAKEWDRFRRFQSYFSLLLLKIDKLQDNKSLMNTIYEYAVSSIRTYDEVCIWSDDTLMFLLPATKQEEAEFVGNRINKVLESNGLQQLKAVMVVAESDPRDQNVHEMIEHVEKKAQFSVPSDGIVMVRSKQVDSSSVQEGRIKVLVVDHDPVTGSILHNSLNSNQWDIELCLDGREAMTKVLQFQPHIIISETTVHHLDAFMFCSQVRNLPSLSQTVFIFLSSQYLPHHIARGFKAGADDFLAKPFSMKELETRLDKFGRQAKARQLEA; encoded by the coding sequence TTGAAACATTATGAAGAACTAAGTCCAAAAGAAATGTTTCTTGAAAAAATGAAAAAGCCATTTGTGAATCATTTCTTGGAAATTCAAAAAAAACCTTTGCGTATGGAAGATGAGGAATGGGTTGAAGAAAGTTATCATTTATTAAAACAACTCCGAGATGGAGCAGCGCTGTTTAAAATAGATACGTTAGTTGAAGTGTCTTACTTTCTATTAAAGAAAATTCAAATCCAAGATATGCGTTATTTCATGGAACAGAAAGATCAAGCCATTTGGCTTGAAGGAATAAAACTGTTAATTCAATATTTATTTGAAGGTGAGAAAAACGCTAAATCAAGTAGCCAAGAAGACGTAGAAAATAAGAAATTATTGTATATTGTGGATGAAGACCACCTTTTTGTCGAATGGGTCCAGGATGGATTTCAAAATAGCTCTTTTCACATCGTGCCAATGTATTTTGACAATCTAATTGAAAACATGAATCAACAACTTCCTTCTCTACTTTTAATAAATGTATCAAATCAACAAGCAATCTCAATTCTTACCCAACCAGAAAATCAACATCTATTTCAACAAATACCTGTACTAGGTATGACTCAACATTTTGGTGAAGAAAGCATCGTCAAGATTTTGGAGTACGGAGTAGACGATCTACTTCAGAAGCCGTTTGCACTTTCAATCGTCCATCATAAAATGGATAAGCTTGTTCAAGAATATGAAGCAAAAAATCATCGAATCCTCCATCAAAAAGTATTAATGCTTGAGAACCTAGCAAAAGAATGGGATAGGTTTCGTCGTTTTCAATCGTATTTCTCCCTGTTGTTGTTAAAAATCGATAAATTACAAGACAATAAATCTTTAATGAACACAATCTATGAATATGCGGTGTCTTCGATTCGAACGTATGATGAAGTCTGTATATGGTCTGACGATACGTTAATGTTTTTGCTTCCTGCGACGAAGCAGGAGGAGGCCGAATTTGTAGGGAACCGTATAAATAAAGTATTGGAGTCTAACGGATTGCAACAACTGAAAGCCGTTATGGTTGTGGCTGAAAGTGACCCTCGCGACCAAAATGTACACGAAATGATTGAACATGTAGAGAAAAAGGCTCAATTCAGTGTTCCAAGTGACGGGATTGTAATGGTTCGTTCGAAACAAGTAGATTCCAGTTCTGTACAAGAAGGACGGATTAAGGTTCTCGTCGTCGACCATGATCCAGTAACGGGGAGCATTTTGCACAACTCTTTAAATTCTAATCAATGGGATATTGAATTATGCCTAGACGGACGAGAAGCGATGACAAAAGTGTTGCAATTTCAACCGCATATCATCATTAGTGAAACAACCGTTCATCATCTTGATGCTTTCATGTTTTGTTCGCAAGTCAGAAACTTGCCGTCTTTGTCCCAAACGGTGTTTATTTTTCTCTCTAGCCAGTATTTACCTCACCATATCGCAAGAGGTTTTAAAGCTGGAGCAGACGACTTTTTAGCTAAGCCTTTTTCCATGAAGGAATTGGAAACAAGACTTGATAAATTTGGAAGGCAAGCGAAGGCAAGGCAACTGGAGGCATAA
- a CDS encoding MarR family winged helix-turn-helix transcriptional regulator, which produces MEQCDHLKLDHQLCFLIYASSREMTKLYRPILQELDITYPQYLALLVLWEKDGVSVKELGKKLYLDSGTLTPMLKRMEANELITRSRSTEDERTVFIFLTEKGKVLREKAKCIPNAIIEKAKVKEEELALLMPLLRSFLTKLNEE; this is translated from the coding sequence ATGGAACAATGTGACCATTTAAAACTCGATCATCAGTTATGTTTTTTAATATATGCTAGTTCAAGAGAAATGACGAAACTGTATCGTCCGATATTGCAAGAATTAGACATTACGTATCCACAATATTTGGCACTACTTGTTTTGTGGGAAAAAGACGGTGTTTCGGTAAAAGAACTAGGGAAGAAGCTATATCTTGACTCTGGAACGTTAACGCCGATGCTAAAGCGGATGGAAGCTAATGAGCTAATAACTCGCTCGCGTTCAACAGAAGATGAAAGAACGGTGTTCATTTTTCTCACAGAGAAAGGAAAAGTGCTACGCGAAAAAGCTAAATGCATTCCTAATGCGATTATTGAAAAAGCAAAAGTTAAAGAAGAAGAACTGGCACTATTAATGCCATTATTGCGTTCATTTTTAACGAAATTAAATGAAGAATAA